One stretch of Cetobacterium somerae ATCC BAA-474 DNA includes these proteins:
- a CDS encoding nitrite/sulfite reductase — protein sequence MERIEEKLKDIEKEYLELQEGITEYSNNNLKSADLKKRGSKFGIYEQKGKKMMLRLKAVGGELSIEKFKSLAGIMEKEEIPYLHLSTRQNYQLHEVEFERVKDTIEQCNSKEMYFRGGGGNTFRSILVSTYTGVDKRNIFDVMPYARMVENEVFFMDKAFDFGRKLKIGFSNSLDDEFVMAVQDMGFVAKEINGEKGFKVYCGGGMGRGSKIGHVLIEFLPETDLLRAVKALINLFYDRGDRVNRMQARLRFLVEKMGFEGFKKLYLDYFEKETIVNGKIPKIDYEKKVRELKQFDEIENSETFNLWKDICTKETKFKDIVSLVLYVKNGDLSAKDIEKLYILMKDINTPTIRATINQNLVIPLVHKSAIPYIYKYLSETIPEIVTETISIRGQIRACVGAKVCMIGVQDSQSIADAIGDELDQLAKEFPQYRKIIFKEAKNIRISGCPSSCAGVPVAPLGFIGLKKKINDKLVDCMQVYMGGILTDSIQSLAFEIPNLILPIDEIPILVKSLFRDYLEILQVYDITFSNYMYERRLEEF from the coding sequence AGAATATTCAAATAATAATTTGAAATCAGCAGATTTAAAAAAAAGAGGATCAAAATTTGGAATTTATGAGCAAAAGGGTAAAAAAATGATGCTGAGACTAAAAGCTGTTGGAGGAGAGCTTTCAATAGAAAAATTTAAATCTTTAGCTGGAATAATGGAAAAAGAAGAAATTCCATATTTACACCTTTCAACAAGACAGAATTATCAACTTCACGAAGTTGAATTTGAAAGAGTGAAAGACACAATAGAGCAATGCAATTCAAAAGAGATGTATTTTAGAGGTGGAGGTGGAAACACATTTAGAAGTATCTTAGTTTCTACGTACACAGGAGTTGATAAAAGAAATATATTTGATGTAATGCCATATGCAAGAATGGTTGAAAATGAAGTGTTTTTTATGGATAAAGCTTTTGATTTTGGAAGAAAGTTAAAAATAGGGTTTTCAAACTCTTTAGACGATGAATTTGTTATGGCTGTTCAAGATATGGGATTTGTTGCAAAAGAAATAAATGGCGAAAAAGGTTTTAAAGTTTACTGCGGTGGTGGAATGGGAAGAGGTAGTAAAATTGGGCATGTTTTAATAGAATTTTTACCTGAGACAGATTTACTAAGAGCAGTTAAAGCTTTAATAAACTTATTTTATGATCGTGGAGATAGAGTAAACAGAATGCAGGCAAGACTGAGATTCTTAGTTGAAAAAATGGGATTTGAAGGTTTTAAAAAATTATATTTAGATTACTTTGAAAAAGAAACTATAGTTAATGGAAAGATACCTAAAATAGACTATGAAAAAAAAGTAAGAGAGTTAAAACAATTTGATGAAATTGAGAATTCAGAGACATTTAATTTATGGAAGGATATTTGTACTAAAGAAACTAAATTTAAAGATATAGTTTCTCTTGTGCTATATGTAAAAAATGGTGATTTAAGTGCAAAAGATATAGAGAAGTTATATATATTAATGAAGGATATAAATACTCCAACTATAAGAGCTACTATTAATCAAAACCTAGTTATTCCATTGGTTCATAAATCAGCGATTCCTTATATATACAAATATTTAAGTGAAACAATTCCAGAGATAGTTACAGAAACTATATCAATAAGAGGACAAATTAGAGCATGTGTCGGTGCAAAAGTATGTATGATAGGAGTTCAAGATTCTCAAAGTATAGCAGACGCAATAGGAGATGAATTAGACCAATTAGCAAAAGAGTTTCCACAATATAGAAAAATTATATTTAAGGAGGCTAAAAATATAAGAATTTCTGGATGTCCAAGCTCTTGTGCAGGTGTTCCAGTAGCTCCATTAGGATTTATTGGATTAAAAAAGAAAATAAATGATAAGCTAGTTGATTGTATGCAGGTTTATATGGGAGGAATATTAACTGATTCAATTCAATCTTTAGCATTTGAAATACCAAATTTAATTTTACCAATAGATGAAATACCAATTTTGGTAAAATCTTTGTTTAGAGATTATTTAGAAATATTACAAGTTTATGATATTACTTTTAGTAATTATATGTATGAAAGAAGATTAGAAGAGTTTTAA